A window of Marinobacter salarius contains these coding sequences:
- a CDS encoding CheR family methyltransferase — MAETRNHLSPAKGIWSLRRLPDMDEAQFNQWQTLLEHRTGIILSSGRKSFLETNLGIRMREIGCSSYQAYYEMIVSGPDAVIEWSTLVDRLTVQETRFFRDSDAFRLVSDYVLTRPREALKRRPMEVWSVGCSTGEEPYTLAMLLNECMEGLSLQPLFGVTGSDISKPAIDKAQSGLFSARKLMAMNDAMKARYFRPAERNNVEIVESIRERVCFTRLNVLDLKHAPMHGMNIIFCQNLLIYFRRWRRREIVKRLAERLAPGGLLVLGQGELTDWQPPGLQRVPSEHVLAWIKRQTDEE, encoded by the coding sequence ATGGCTGAAACACGCAACCATCTGTCACCCGCCAAAGGCATCTGGTCACTGCGCCGACTTCCCGACATGGATGAGGCGCAGTTCAACCAGTGGCAGACACTGCTTGAGCATCGTACCGGCATCATCCTGTCTTCCGGGCGCAAATCGTTTCTCGAGACCAACCTCGGGATCCGCATGCGGGAGATTGGTTGCAGTAGCTATCAGGCCTACTACGAAATGATCGTATCTGGCCCGGACGCTGTTATTGAGTGGTCCACCCTGGTGGATCGGCTGACGGTTCAGGAAACCCGGTTTTTCCGGGATTCAGATGCCTTTCGCCTGGTGTCTGACTACGTGCTTACCCGGCCCCGGGAGGCGCTGAAACGGCGCCCTATGGAGGTCTGGAGTGTCGGATGTTCCACCGGCGAGGAGCCTTACACGCTGGCCATGCTGTTGAACGAATGCATGGAAGGGTTATCGCTTCAGCCGCTGTTCGGTGTCACTGGCTCTGACATCAGCAAACCGGCCATCGACAAGGCCCAGTCCGGCCTGTTCAGTGCCCGCAAGCTGATGGCAATGAATGACGCGATGAAGGCCCGGTATTTCCGGCCGGCGGAGCGGAACAACGTCGAGATTGTAGAAAGCATCCGGGAGCGGGTGTGTTTTACCCGGCTGAATGTGCTGGACTTGAAACACGCTCCGATGCACGGAATGAACATTATCTTCTGCCAGAATCTGCTGATTTATTTCCGGCGCTGGCGCCGGCGGGAAATCGTGAAAAGACTTGCAGAGCGGCTGGCGCCCGGGGGGTTGCTGGTCCTGGGCCAAGGGGAGTTGACCGACTGGCAGCCCCCTGGCTTACAGAGGGTACCCTCGGAACATGTGCTGGCGTGGATCAAGCGCCAGACTGACGAAGAATAA
- the pilG gene encoding twitching motility response regulator PilG — protein sequence MDDNFENLKIMVIDDSKTIRRTAETLLKKVGCEVITATDGFDALAKIADSQPNIIFVDIMMPRLDGYQTCALIKNNSSFKKTPVIMLSSKDGLFDKAKGRIVGSDQYLTKPFSKDELLNTIRQYVPQAEQ from the coding sequence ATGGATGACAACTTCGAGAATCTGAAGATTATGGTGATCGACGACAGCAAGACTATTCGTCGCACCGCCGAAACCCTTCTTAAAAAAGTCGGTTGCGAAGTCATTACCGCAACAGATGGCTTTGACGCTCTGGCGAAAATTGCCGATTCCCAGCCCAATATCATTTTCGTCGATATCATGATGCCCCGGCTGGACGGCTACCAGACCTGCGCACTGATCAAGAACAATTCCTCTTTCAAAAAGACGCCGGTCATCATGCTCTCCAGTAAAGATGGACTGTTCGACAAGGCCAAAGGCCGGATTGTCGGATCAGACCAGTATCTGACCAAACCGTTCAGCAAGGACGAGCTTCTAAACACGATTCGCCAGTATGTTCCCCAGGCGGAACAATAA
- a CDS encoding chemotaxis protein CheW, with protein sequence MSAQAAPFAVLTDIARRSRAMAAGLPEQQEAVELWNGIGFVLAGERYVAPMGEVTEILHVPRYTHIPGVHPFMMGAANVRGRLLPLVDLAGFFEVPRSSRSTRERRVLVVEQGDVFSGLVVDSVSGMQYFAVDSFVASPQDVPASVQPFVNGGYERNEEVWKVFSAAELLGDERFLDLAQW encoded by the coding sequence ATGTCCGCCCAGGCCGCCCCTTTTGCCGTTCTGACGGATATCGCCCGACGCAGCCGCGCCATGGCTGCCGGCCTGCCGGAACAACAGGAAGCCGTTGAACTCTGGAACGGAATCGGCTTTGTTCTGGCGGGTGAGCGTTACGTAGCGCCCATGGGTGAAGTCACTGAAATTCTCCATGTTCCCCGCTATACCCATATACCGGGTGTTCATCCGTTTATGATGGGTGCCGCCAACGTACGTGGCCGCCTCCTGCCACTGGTCGACCTTGCCGGTTTTTTTGAAGTTCCCCGTTCTTCACGCAGCACTCGCGAACGCCGGGTACTGGTTGTCGAGCAGGGCGACGTATTCAGTGGCCTGGTGGTCGACAGCGTCTCAGGTATGCAGTATTTCGCAGTGGACAGCTTCGTGGCATCGCCACAGGATGTGCCTGCAAGCGTTCAGCCGTTTGTGAATGGCGGCTACGAGCGTAACGAGGAAGTCTGGAAAGTGTTTTCCGCCGCCGAGCTTCTCGGCGACGAACGCTTCCTGGATTTAGCGCAATGGTAA
- the pilH gene encoding twitching motility response regulator PilH, which yields MARILIVDDSPTEVKKISTILEKHKHDVLTADNGADGVAKARAETPDLVLMDVVMPGLNGFQATRQLTRAPETASIPVVIVTTKDQETDRVWGTRQGAKGYLVKPVVEDDLIKTINSLIA from the coding sequence ATGGCCCGCATTCTGATTGTTGATGATTCCCCGACCGAGGTTAAGAAAATCTCGACCATTCTGGAAAAGCACAAGCACGACGTGCTGACTGCCGACAACGGAGCCGACGGCGTTGCCAAGGCACGCGCCGAAACACCAGATCTGGTCCTGATGGACGTCGTTATGCCCGGCCTGAACGGCTTCCAGGCAACTCGTCAATTGACCCGCGCCCCGGAAACCGCTTCCATCCCGGTGGTGATTGTCACCACCAAGGACCAGGAAACGGACCGCGTATGGGGAACACGTCAGGGTGCAAAGGGTTACCTCGTAAAACCCGTCGTTGAAGACGATCTGATCAAAACAATCAATAGTCTGATTGCCTGA
- a CDS encoding methyl-accepting chemotaxis protein produces the protein MKNRAGRLSMGQGGNKLVAGLIAALIALTVLLVAVLFIINRDSQNDQEYIAHSAELRVLSQEIAKNATEAAGGTASAFDALRRSRDEFEQLWGYVVDGNPETGLPPSEVAQNSNVQATWESVRDNADSILSTQDAVLGLHEVARTLNETIPQLQVEYDDIVQILLDNDAPAEQIALAQRQSLLAERIVRSVNNVLSGDEDAVIAADRFGRDASLFGRVLDGQVNGNPAMGISQVNDEDAIYGLEAVGELFEFVSQNVDAILEASPDLFKVRTAASDIFQNSQVLLDELSVLSETFTGQAGSRFVSPTLAFIILAAMVGIVVMIGVVLYREAQERLATTQEQNEQNQNAILRLLDELADLADGDLTTEATVTEDFTGAIADSINYAIDQMRGLVQAIRGTAVRVASAAQETQATAMHLADASEHQAQEIAGASAAVNEMAVSIDQVSSNAAESSAVAERSVAIAKKGAEVVQNTIRGMDNIREQIQETSKRIKRLGESSQEIGDIVSLINDIADQTNILSLNAAIQASMAGDAGRGFAVVADEVQRLAERSSAATKQIEALVKTIQSDTNEAVISMEHTTAEVVRGARLAQDAGIALEEIENVSMSLAELIQNISNAARQQSSSAAHISNTMNVIQEITSQTSSGTNATAKSIGNLAEMASELRSSVAGFTLPEEESADQEEEEDSDVPVVS, from the coding sequence ATGAAAAATAGAGCCGGAAGACTCAGTATGGGACAGGGAGGCAACAAACTGGTTGCCGGCCTGATTGCCGCGCTGATTGCATTGACCGTCCTGCTCGTTGCGGTGCTGTTCATTATCAATCGGGACAGCCAGAACGATCAGGAATACATCGCTCACTCAGCCGAACTGCGGGTGCTGTCCCAGGAAATCGCGAAGAACGCGACGGAAGCCGCCGGTGGCACGGCATCAGCGTTCGACGCACTACGGCGCTCCCGTGACGAGTTCGAACAGCTGTGGGGTTATGTAGTAGACGGTAATCCGGAAACCGGCCTGCCCCCGAGCGAGGTTGCACAGAACAGCAACGTGCAGGCGACCTGGGAGTCAGTTCGTGACAACGCCGACAGCATCCTGTCCACCCAGGACGCAGTACTCGGCCTCCACGAAGTAGCGCGGACGCTGAACGAAACCATCCCGCAGCTGCAGGTGGAATACGACGACATCGTTCAGATCCTGCTGGACAACGATGCGCCCGCCGAACAGATCGCCCTCGCTCAGCGCCAGTCACTGCTGGCGGAGCGGATCGTTCGCTCGGTCAACAACGTTCTCTCCGGTGACGAAGACGCGGTTATCGCCGCCGACCGGTTCGGCCGCGACGCCAGCCTGTTCGGCCGGGTTCTTGACGGCCAGGTCAATGGCAACCCGGCCATGGGCATCTCCCAGGTGAACGATGAAGATGCCATCTACGGCCTGGAAGCCGTTGGCGAACTGTTCGAATTCGTTTCCCAGAACGTAGACGCCATCCTTGAAGCCTCTCCCGACCTCTTCAAGGTGCGTACTGCGGCCAGCGACATCTTCCAGAACTCACAGGTTCTGCTGGACGAACTATCGGTTCTGTCCGAGACATTCACCGGCCAGGCCGGATCCCGTTTCGTCAGCCCGACACTGGCTTTCATCATCCTGGCCGCGATGGTCGGTATCGTTGTGATGATCGGCGTGGTGCTCTACCGCGAAGCCCAGGAGCGCCTGGCAACAACCCAGGAGCAGAACGAGCAGAACCAGAACGCGATCCTGCGACTGCTGGACGAACTCGCCGACCTGGCGGATGGTGACTTGACCACGGAGGCCACGGTTACCGAGGACTTTACCGGCGCCATCGCCGACTCCATCAACTACGCGATCGACCAGATGCGCGGACTGGTACAGGCGATTCGTGGCACTGCGGTACGGGTAGCGTCAGCGGCTCAGGAAACCCAGGCCACAGCGATGCACCTGGCGGATGCTTCCGAGCACCAGGCCCAGGAAATTGCCGGCGCCTCCGCCGCCGTGAACGAGATGGCGGTGTCCATCGACCAGGTATCCTCCAACGCGGCTGAATCCTCTGCGGTTGCGGAGCGGTCGGTTGCGATCGCGAAGAAAGGCGCGGAAGTGGTACAGAACACCATCCGCGGCATGGACAACATCCGTGAGCAGATTCAGGAAACCTCTAAACGGATCAAGCGTCTGGGTGAATCTTCCCAGGAAATCGGTGACATCGTATCCCTGATCAACGACATCGCCGACCAGACCAACATCCTGTCCCTGAACGCTGCGATCCAGGCCTCCATGGCCGGTGACGCAGGCCGGGGCTTCGCGGTCGTTGCGGACGAAGTTCAGCGACTGGCGGAACGTTCCTCTGCGGCAACCAAGCAGATTGAAGCGCTGGTTAAGACGATCCAGTCGGATACCAACGAAGCCGTTATCTCCATGGAACACACCACCGCCGAGGTGGTCCGTGGTGCCCGCCTGGCACAGGACGCGGGTATCGCCCTCGAGGAAATCGAGAACGTATCCATGTCTCTGGCGGAATTGATCCAGAACATCTCCAACGCAGCACGTCAGCAGTCGTCTTCTGCTGCGCACATTTCCAACACCATGAACGTCATCCAGGAAATTACCTCGCAGACGTCCTCCGGTACCAACGCGACCGCGAAGTCTATCGGTAACCTGGCAGAGATGGCGTCTGAACTGCGGTCCTCTGTTGCGGGCTTCACACTGCCCGAGGAAGAGTCGGCCGACCAGGAAGAAGAGGAAGACAGCGACGTACCGGTGGTGAGCTGA